Proteins from one Pongo abelii isolate AG06213 chromosome 7, NHGRI_mPonAbe1-v2.0_pri, whole genome shotgun sequence genomic window:
- the GRINA gene encoding protein lifeguard 1 isoform X1 yields MTLCAPGPRRAHPLSGRTAEPEAMSHEKSFLVSGDNYPPPNPGYPGGPQPPMPPYAQPPYPGAPYPQPPFQPSPYGQPGYPHGPSPYPQGGYPQGPYPQGGYPQGPYPQEGYPQGPYPQGGYPQGPYPQSPFPPNPYGQPQVFPGQDPDSPQHGNYQEEGPPSYYDNQDFPATNWDDKSIRQAFIRKVFLVLTLQLSVTLSTVSVFTFVAEVKGFVRENVWTYYVSYAVFFISLIVLSCCGDFRRKHPWNLVALSVLTASLSYMVGMIASFYNTEAVIMAVGITTAVCFTVVIFSMQTRYDFTSCMGVLLVSMVVLFIFAILCIFIRNRILEIVYASLGALLFTCFLAVDTQLLLGNKQLSLSPEEYVFAALNLYTDIINIFLYILTIIGRAKE; encoded by the exons ATGACCCTGTGCGCCCCCGGCCCGCGGAGGGCCCATCCGCTCTCG GGGCGGACCGCGGAACCCGAGGCCATGTCCCATGAAAAGAGTTTTTTGGTGTCTGGGGACAACTATCCTCCCCCCAACCCTGGATATCCGGGGGGGCCCCAACCACCCATGCCCCCCTATGCTCAGCCTCCCTACCCTGGGGCCCCTTACCCACAGCCCCCTTTCCAGCCCTCCCCCTACGGTCAGCCAGGGTACCCCCATGGCCCCAGCCCCTACCCCCAAGGGGGCTACCCACAGGGCCCCTACCCCCAAGGGGGCTACCCACAGGGCCCCTACCCACAAGAGGGCTACCCACAGGGCCCCTACCCCCAAGGGGGCTACCCCCAGGGGCCATATCCCCAGAGCCCCTTCCCCCCCAACCCCTATGGACAGCCACAGGTCTTCCCAGGACAAGACCCTGACT CACCCCAGCATGGAAACTACCAGGAGGAGGGTCCCCCATCTTACTATGACAACCAGGACTTCCCTGCCACCAACTGGGATGACAAGAGCATCCGACAGGCCTTCATCCGCAAG GTGTTCCTAGTGCTGACCTTGCAGCTGTCGGTGACCCTGTCCACGGTGTCTGTGTTCACTTTTGTTGCGGAGGTGAAGGGCTTTGTCCGAGAGAACGTCTGGACCTACTATGTCTCCTATGCTGTCTTCTTCATCTCCCTCATCGTCCTCAGCTGTTGTGGGGACTTCCGGCGAAAGCACCCCTGGAACCTTGTTGCACTG TCGGTCCTGACCGCCAGCCTGTCGTACATGGTGGGGATGATCGCCAGCTTCTACAACACCGAGGCAGTCATCATGGCCGTGGGCATTACCACAGCCGTCTGCTTCACCGTCGTCATCTTCTCCATGCAG ACCCGCTATGACTTCACCTCATGCATGGGCGTGCTCCTGGTGAGCATGGTGGTGCTCTTCATCTTCGCCATCCTCTGCATCTTCATCCGGAACCGCATCCTGGAGATTGTGTACGCCTCACTGGGCGCTCTGCTCTTCACCTGC TTCTTGGCAGTGGACACCCAGCTGCTGCTGGGGAACAAGCAGCTGTCCCTGAGCCCAGAAGAGTATGTGTTTGCTGCGCTGAACCTGTACACAGACATCATCAACATCTTCCTGTACATCCTCACCATCATTGGCCGCGCCAAGGAGTAG
- the GRINA gene encoding protein lifeguard 1 isoform X2, which yields MSHEKSFLVSGDNYPPPNPGYPGGPQPPMPPYAQPPYPGAPYPQPPFQPSPYGQPGYPHGPSPYPQGGYPQGPYPQGGYPQGPYPQEGYPQGPYPQGGYPQGPYPQSPFPPNPYGQPQVFPGQDPDSPQHGNYQEEGPPSYYDNQDFPATNWDDKSIRQAFIRKVFLVLTLQLSVTLSTVSVFTFVAEVKGFVRENVWTYYVSYAVFFISLIVLSCCGDFRRKHPWNLVALSVLTASLSYMVGMIASFYNTEAVIMAVGITTAVCFTVVIFSMQTRYDFTSCMGVLLVSMVVLFIFAILCIFIRNRILEIVYASLGALLFTCFLAVDTQLLLGNKQLSLSPEEYVFAALNLYTDIINIFLYILTIIGRAKE from the exons ATGTCCCATGAAAAGAGTTTTTTGGTGTCTGGGGACAACTATCCTCCCCCCAACCCTGGATATCCGGGGGGGCCCCAACCACCCATGCCCCCCTATGCTCAGCCTCCCTACCCTGGGGCCCCTTACCCACAGCCCCCTTTCCAGCCCTCCCCCTACGGTCAGCCAGGGTACCCCCATGGCCCCAGCCCCTACCCCCAAGGGGGCTACCCACAGGGCCCCTACCCCCAAGGGGGCTACCCACAGGGCCCCTACCCACAAGAGGGCTACCCACAGGGCCCCTACCCCCAAGGGGGCTACCCCCAGGGGCCATATCCCCAGAGCCCCTTCCCCCCCAACCCCTATGGACAGCCACAGGTCTTCCCAGGACAAGACCCTGACT CACCCCAGCATGGAAACTACCAGGAGGAGGGTCCCCCATCTTACTATGACAACCAGGACTTCCCTGCCACCAACTGGGATGACAAGAGCATCCGACAGGCCTTCATCCGCAAG GTGTTCCTAGTGCTGACCTTGCAGCTGTCGGTGACCCTGTCCACGGTGTCTGTGTTCACTTTTGTTGCGGAGGTGAAGGGCTTTGTCCGAGAGAACGTCTGGACCTACTATGTCTCCTATGCTGTCTTCTTCATCTCCCTCATCGTCCTCAGCTGTTGTGGGGACTTCCGGCGAAAGCACCCCTGGAACCTTGTTGCACTG TCGGTCCTGACCGCCAGCCTGTCGTACATGGTGGGGATGATCGCCAGCTTCTACAACACCGAGGCAGTCATCATGGCCGTGGGCATTACCACAGCCGTCTGCTTCACCGTCGTCATCTTCTCCATGCAG ACCCGCTATGACTTCACCTCATGCATGGGCGTGCTCCTGGTGAGCATGGTGGTGCTCTTCATCTTCGCCATCCTCTGCATCTTCATCCGGAACCGCATCCTGGAGATTGTGTACGCCTCACTGGGCGCTCTGCTCTTCACCTGC TTCTTGGCAGTGGACACCCAGCTGCTGCTGGGGAACAAGCAGCTGTCCCTGAGCCCAGAAGAGTATGTGTTTGCTGCGCTGAACCTGTACACAGACATCATCAACATCTTCCTGTACATCCTCACCATCATTGGCCGCGCCAAGGAGTAG